From Nguyenibacter vanlangensis, one genomic window encodes:
- the treZ gene encoding malto-oligosyltrehalose trehalohydrolase, with translation MRTTHAFACTFGATVIAPHWTRFRFWAPSCNHVTLEIEGASPLPMTAEGAGWFVAEAPCGAGARYRYRVAPDLAVPDPASRAQPDDVQGPSMVVDPRAYDWTADERRGLPWRGLPWEQAVIYEIHVGAADGFRGVRALLPRLAALGVTAIELMPLSEFPGGRNWGYDGVLPYAPESAYGTPDDLKALVDHAHALGMMVFLDVVYNHFGPDGNFIAAYAAPFFRADRPTPWGAAIDFRQQAVRTYFTENALYWLMEYRFDGLRLDAVHAIADREWLLELAARVRARVEADRHVHLILENEHNDVGLLQSGFDAQWNDDGHNAAHVLLTGEHEGYYRNFADEPIIHLARVLGQGFAFQGQFFPTLGRPRGMPSGSLPPSAFVLFLQNHDQIGNRAMGERLTVLADPDALRACYGLLLLGPQIPLLFMGEEWGSRRPFLFFTSHKPELGQIVRDGRRREFAAFSHFADPTLRETIPDPNAPETFAASRLDESEAETADGRAWLDLTGRLLRLRAHHIVPRLRGAHAMGASPIGPAAVAARWRMGDGAILSIALNLGADPVAPPGWVAGRVLHRSAPAGHDHGHDHSPNHHHAGAAVPPNGLVVCLDDIAHG, from the coding sequence ATGCGCACGACTCACGCCTTCGCCTGCACGTTCGGCGCGACGGTGATCGCGCCGCATTGGACCCGGTTCCGCTTCTGGGCCCCGTCCTGCAACCACGTGACCCTGGAAATCGAAGGCGCGTCTCCCCTTCCCATGACCGCCGAAGGCGCCGGCTGGTTCGTGGCCGAGGCCCCCTGCGGCGCCGGCGCCCGCTACCGCTACCGCGTCGCCCCCGACCTCGCCGTCCCCGACCCTGCCTCCCGCGCGCAGCCCGACGACGTCCAGGGCCCCAGCATGGTGGTCGATCCGCGCGCCTATGACTGGACGGCCGACGAGCGGCGCGGCCTGCCATGGCGCGGCCTGCCCTGGGAACAGGCCGTCATCTACGAAATCCATGTCGGCGCCGCGGACGGTTTTCGCGGCGTGCGCGCGCTGTTGCCGCGCCTGGCCGCGCTGGGCGTCACCGCGATCGAACTGATGCCGCTGTCCGAATTTCCCGGCGGCCGCAACTGGGGTTATGACGGCGTGCTGCCCTATGCGCCGGAATCTGCCTACGGTACGCCGGACGACCTCAAGGCGCTGGTCGACCATGCCCACGCGCTGGGCATGATGGTCTTCCTCGACGTCGTCTATAATCATTTCGGACCGGACGGCAATTTCATCGCCGCCTACGCCGCCCCCTTCTTCCGCGCCGACCGCCCCACGCCCTGGGGGGCCGCCATCGATTTCCGCCAGCAGGCGGTGCGCACCTATTTCACCGAAAACGCCTTGTATTGGCTGATGGAATATCGTTTCGACGGCCTGCGGCTGGACGCGGTGCACGCGATCGCCGACCGCGAATGGCTGCTCGAACTCGCCGCCCGCGTCCGCGCGCGCGTCGAGGCCGACCGCCATGTCCACCTGATCCTGGAAAACGAGCATAACGATGTCGGCCTGCTGCAATCCGGCTTCGACGCGCAATGGAACGATGACGGCCACAATGCCGCGCACGTCCTGCTGACCGGCGAGCATGAAGGCTATTACCGCAATTTCGCCGACGAACCGATCATCCACCTCGCCCGCGTGCTGGGCCAGGGCTTCGCCTTCCAGGGCCAGTTCTTCCCCACGCTCGGCCGGCCGCGCGGCATGCCCTCGGGCAGCCTGCCGCCCTCGGCCTTCGTGCTGTTCCTGCAGAACCACGACCAGATCGGCAATCGCGCGATGGGCGAACGGCTGACCGTGCTCGCCGATCCCGACGCGCTGCGCGCCTGCTACGGGCTGCTGCTGCTCGGCCCGCAGATCCCGCTGCTCTTCATGGGCGAGGAATGGGGCTCGCGCCGCCCCTTCCTCTTCTTCACCAGCCACAAGCCCGAACTGGGGCAGATCGTGCGCGACGGCCGGCGGCGCGAATTCGCCGCCTTCTCCCATTTCGCCGATCCGACCCTGCGCGAGACGATCCCCGACCCCAATGCCCCGGAAACCTTCGCCGCCTCGCGGCTCGACGAGTCCGAGGCCGAGACCGCGGACGGCAGGGCATGGCTGGACCTGACCGGCCGCCTGCTGCGCCTGCGCGCGCATCACATCGTGCCGCGCCTGCGCGGCGCCCACGCGATGGGGGCCTCGCCCATCGGGCCCGCCGCAGTGGCGGCGCGCTGGCGCATGGGCGACGGCGCCATCCTGTCGATCGCCCTCAATCTGGGCGCCGATCCGGTCGCGCCGCCCGGCTGGGTCGCCGGCCGGGTGCTGCATCGCAGCGCGCCCGCCGGCCACGACCATGGTCACGATCATAGCCCCAACCATCATCACGCCGGCGCCGCCGTGCCCCCCAACGGCCTCGTCGTGTGCCTGGACGACATCGCCCATGGATAA
- the malQ gene encoding 4-alpha-glucanotransferase: MDDGALRSRARRAGLSTSWRDAGGTLHRVGADSLRSLLRVLEGSADMPPHALPPLLVGQVGQATRLPGFTRAEHPAYTIKCEDGTILTGRARRGRDGALTLPAIRQVGYHALDIAGAHATLAIAPSACRTLAEATHGGRAWGLAAQIYGLRARHDGGIGHFGALADLARQAGQAGADALAVSPVHAMFTARPDQYSPYSPSSRLFLNVLLADMRCWFTAHDIGQVLRRLHVAPSAVLALENAPLIDWPQASALRLQVLRGLYDDYIRPAPPAEMTDFVAAQGRKLHLHAVFETIHAQQVRRGPRGGNWRIWPTALRNPGNPEVARIAAERRNDVGFHLFLQWLAARSLDHAGAAARQAGMRIGLIADLAVGTDPTGSQCWSDQDDFLIGASVGAPPDPLGPLGQNWGLTTFSPGALRTHGYRAFIDTLRATLARQGGVRIDHVMGLERLWIIPEGASATDGAYLAFPRQDLMRLVALESARHGAIVIGEDLGTVSPGFRGHAARRAILGMNVLWFQRGADGAFLPPEKWGRNAVAMTTTHDLPTVAGWWQGTDIAWRRALRQLPRDTRADDVQAARARDRAALWTVLRPAAAAADRSSAQPSAAQPSAAQPSADPPPATPDGAAMVTDAASRFVGATASPLAILPLEDLLGLSEQPNLPGTVSGHPNWQRRYPAGRDLLAGPDAARRLALLRDGRQAP; the protein is encoded by the coding sequence ATGGATGACGGCGCTCTTCGCAGCCGCGCGCGCCGCGCCGGCCTGTCCACCTCCTGGCGCGACGCCGGCGGCACGCTCCACCGGGTCGGCGCGGACTCGCTGCGCAGCCTGCTGCGCGTGCTGGAAGGCAGCGCCGACATGCCGCCCCACGCGCTGCCGCCGCTGCTGGTCGGCCAGGTCGGGCAGGCGACCAGGCTGCCCGGCTTCACCCGCGCGGAGCATCCCGCCTACACGATAAAATGCGAGGACGGGACCATCCTGACCGGCCGCGCCAGGCGCGGCCGCGACGGCGCGCTGACCCTGCCGGCCATCCGCCAGGTCGGCTACCACGCGCTCGACATCGCTGGGGCGCACGCCACGCTGGCCATCGCGCCCTCCGCCTGCCGCACCCTGGCCGAGGCCACCCATGGCGGCCGCGCCTGGGGCCTGGCGGCGCAGATCTACGGGCTGCGCGCCCGGCACGATGGCGGGATCGGTCATTTCGGCGCCCTGGCCGACCTGGCGCGCCAGGCCGGCCAGGCCGGGGCCGACGCCCTGGCCGTCAGCCCGGTGCACGCCATGTTCACCGCCCGCCCCGATCAGTACAGCCCCTATTCGCCCTCCAGCCGCCTGTTCCTCAACGTGCTGCTGGCCGACATGCGCTGCTGGTTCACCGCCCATGACATCGGCCAGGTGCTGCGCCGCCTGCATGTCGCGCCCTCGGCCGTCCTGGCGCTGGAAAACGCGCCGCTGATCGACTGGCCGCAGGCTTCGGCGCTGCGCCTGCAGGTGCTGCGCGGCCTGTACGACGATTATATCCGCCCCGCCCCCCCGGCCGAGATGACGGATTTCGTCGCCGCCCAGGGGCGCAAGCTGCATCTGCACGCGGTGTTCGAAACCATCCACGCCCAGCAAGTGCGGCGCGGGCCGCGCGGCGGCAACTGGCGGATCTGGCCCACCGCCCTCCGCAATCCCGGCAACCCCGAGGTCGCGCGCATCGCCGCCGAGCGCCGGAACGATGTCGGCTTCCACCTCTTCCTGCAATGGCTGGCCGCCCGCAGCCTGGACCATGCCGGCGCCGCCGCCCGCCAGGCCGGCATGCGGATCGGGCTGATCGCCGACCTGGCCGTCGGCACCGACCCGACCGGCAGCCAATGCTGGTCGGACCAGGACGATTTCCTGATCGGCGCCTCGGTCGGCGCCCCGCCCGACCCGCTCGGCCCGCTGGGGCAGAACTGGGGGCTGACCACCTTTTCGCCCGGCGCGCTGCGCACGCACGGCTATCGCGCCTTCATCGACACGCTGCGCGCCACGCTGGCGCGCCAGGGCGGGGTACGGATCGACCATGTGATGGGGCTCGAACGGCTCTGGATCATCCCCGAGGGCGCATCGGCCACCGACGGCGCCTATCTCGCCTTTCCCCGCCAGGACCTGATGCGGCTGGTGGCCCTGGAATCGGCCCGCCACGGCGCCATCGTGATCGGCGAGGATCTGGGCACCGTCTCGCCCGGCTTTCGCGGGCACGCGGCGCGGCGCGCGATCCTGGGCATGAACGTGCTGTGGTTCCAGCGCGGCGCGGACGGCGCCTTCCTCCCGCCGGAAAAATGGGGCCGCAACGCGGTGGCCATGACCACCACGCACGACCTGCCCACCGTCGCCGGCTGGTGGCAGGGCACCGACATCGCCTGGCGCAGGGCCCTGCGCCAGTTGCCCAGGGATACGCGGGCCGATGATGTCCAGGCCGCCCGCGCCCGCGACCGCGCGGCGCTTTGGACGGTCCTCCGCCCTGCCGCGGCGGCGGCCGATCGCTCCTCCGCCCAGCCCTCCGCTGCCCAGCCGTCCGCCGCCCAGCCCTCCGCCGACCCGCCGCCCGCCACGCCCGACGGCGCGGCCATGGTGACCGACGCGGCGTCGCGCTTCGTCGGTGCCACCGCCTCGCCGCTGGCCATCCTGCCGCTCGAGGACCTGCTGGGCCTGTCCGAACAGCCCAACCTGCCCGGCACCGTGTCGGGCCATCCCAACTGGCAGCGCCGCTACCCGGCGGGGCGCGACCTGCTGGCCGGCCCCGACGCCGCCCGCCGCCTGGCCCTGCTGCGCGACGGGCGCCAGGCACCATGA
- the treY gene encoding malto-oligosyltrehalose synthase, with protein MTSDPSPTGVPAKPRATARLQFHAGFTLDDAAALVDYFADLGISHLYASPLLAARPGSTHGYDTLEYGRINPELGGHAALARLVGRLRARGMGLIVDIVPNHMAVGGSGNAWWDSLLCWGRASPYAHYFDIDWSPPDPALRDRVLLPFLAAPYGDSLAKGELDLRFDPRDGRFSCWHHDHRFPICPNHYAGLFSDGDLPPVAAALLGALRTVPPCAAPAYLAALADWSREAEGARLIGHALARHSAATTAGRARLHALLERQHYRLAWWRTASDLINWRRFFDITGLAGLCVEHPDVFDAVHGTIVALYGQGLIDGVRVDHIDGLTAPGAYCDRLRRALAAVAPQRPPDAPPGPAIYVEKILAADEALPASWGVDGTTGYDFLEQVDLLLHDASGGDALNDLWVWSAGGALSFDAEQRAARQSILDRGLAAEYARAVHALAALAASDARTRDFTQAAIARVLRQVLLAFPVYRTYAAERARETGAASRLLHDICRQVRPTLAASQHPLLDWLERQLDGSLLPDTADAIACFEHLTAPLAAKAVEDTAFYRYGRLLSRNDVGTHPGHFAGTPQGFHAACAARRHDWPDAMLATATHDHKRGEDARARLAVLSEPAADWARTAMAWCEHNLPLRRRAYGVPNIHRASGASNLHRAHGAPGLHGADGTPSFHRADGASIPDRADELILYQTLIGAWPLPDAGGASILPPDFRDRIAAWQTKALREAKRHTDWTDVNQEYEESCSAFLDGLLDAKASHGFPAMMDAFVSRIAPAGALNGLSQTLLRLTAPGMPDLYQGCEFWDFSLVDPDNRRPVDYAARAAALASGADLPALAPHWRDGRIKQRLIAALLRARADHPALFARGSYHPLRVQGVRRHHVLAFARLLDGQALLVLAPRLVLPLAPSPDDLSCPDGTWRSTTLDLSGLPDSQVARTSGARTWRSLLRPGAVFDDAALHRLAPLADTLPFDVLLSAS; from the coding sequence ATGACATCGGACCCCTCCCCAACCGGTGTCCCGGCCAAGCCGCGCGCCACTGCCCGCCTGCAATTCCATGCCGGCTTCACCCTGGATGACGCGGCCGCCCTGGTCGATTATTTCGCCGATCTGGGCATCAGCCACCTCTATGCCTCGCCCCTGCTGGCCGCCCGCCCGGGCTCGACCCACGGCTACGACACGCTCGAATACGGCCGCATCAACCCCGAACTGGGCGGCCACGCGGCGCTGGCCCGGCTGGTCGGCCGCCTCCGCGCCCGCGGCATGGGGCTGATCGTCGATATCGTGCCCAACCACATGGCCGTCGGCGGCAGCGGCAATGCCTGGTGGGACAGCCTGCTCTGCTGGGGCAGGGCCAGCCCGTACGCCCATTATTTCGACATCGACTGGTCCCCGCCCGATCCCGCGCTGCGCGACCGCGTGCTGCTGCCTTTCCTGGCCGCCCCCTATGGCGACAGCCTGGCGAAGGGCGAGCTGGATCTGCGCTTCGATCCCCGGGACGGGCGTTTTTCCTGCTGGCATCACGACCATCGCTTCCCGATCTGCCCCAATCATTATGCCGGCCTGTTCTCCGACGGCGACCTGCCGCCCGTGGCGGCCGCGCTGCTCGGCGCGCTGCGCACCGTCCCGCCCTGCGCCGCCCCGGCCTATCTGGCCGCGCTGGCCGACTGGTCCCGCGAGGCCGAGGGCGCGCGCCTGATCGGCCACGCCCTGGCCCGCCACAGCGCGGCCACGACGGCCGGCCGCGCCCGGCTGCACGCGCTGCTCGAACGGCAGCATTACCGCCTGGCCTGGTGGCGCACCGCGTCCGACCTCATCAATTGGCGGCGCTTCTTCGACATTACCGGCCTGGCCGGGCTGTGCGTCGAACATCCCGATGTGTTCGACGCGGTGCACGGCACGATCGTCGCCCTCTACGGCCAGGGGCTGATCGACGGGGTCCGCGTCGATCATATCGACGGGCTCACCGCCCCCGGCGCCTATTGCGACCGCTTGCGCCGGGCCCTGGCCGCGGTCGCGCCCCAGCGCCCGCCGGACGCCCCGCCCGGCCCGGCGATCTATGTGGAAAAGATCCTGGCCGCCGACGAGGCCCTGCCCGCGTCCTGGGGCGTGGACGGCACCACGGGCTACGATTTCCTCGAACAGGTCGATCTGCTGCTGCACGATGCAAGCGGGGGCGACGCGCTGAACGACCTGTGGGTCTGGAGCGCCGGCGGCGCCCTCAGTTTCGATGCCGAGCAACGCGCCGCCCGGCAATCGATCCTCGATCGCGGACTCGCGGCCGAATATGCGCGTGCGGTCCACGCCCTGGCCGCCCTGGCCGCGTCGGATGCGCGCACGCGCGATTTCACCCAGGCCGCCATCGCCCGCGTGCTGCGGCAGGTCCTGCTGGCGTTCCCGGTCTATCGCACCTACGCCGCCGAACGCGCGCGTGAAACCGGTGCGGCGTCCCGGCTGCTGCACGATATCTGCCGCCAGGTGCGCCCCACCCTGGCCGCGTCCCAGCACCCGCTGCTGGACTGGCTGGAACGCCAGCTCGACGGCAGCCTGCTGCCCGACACCGCCGACGCCATCGCCTGTTTCGAGCACCTGACCGCGCCCCTGGCCGCCAAGGCGGTCGAGGACACGGCCTTCTACCGCTATGGCCGGCTGCTGTCGCGCAACGATGTCGGCACCCACCCCGGCCATTTCGCCGGCACGCCGCAGGGCTTCCACGCCGCTTGCGCCGCCCGCCGTCACGACTGGCCGGACGCCATGCTGGCGACCGCCACCCATGACCATAAACGGGGCGAGGACGCGCGCGCGCGCCTGGCCGTCCTGTCGGAACCGGCCGCCGACTGGGCCCGCACCGCCATGGCCTGGTGCGAACACAACCTCCCCTTGCGCCGCCGCGCCTACGGCGTGCCGAACATCCATCGCGCCTCCGGCGCGTCGAATCTCCATCGCGCCCACGGCGCGCCTGGTCTCCATGGCGCCGACGGCACGCCGAGCTTCCACCGCGCCGACGGGGCGTCGATCCCCGACCGCGCCGACGAACTGATCCTCTACCAGACGCTGATCGGCGCCTGGCCGCTGCCCGACGCCGGCGGCGCGTCCATCCTGCCGCCCGATTTCCGCGACCGCATCGCCGCCTGGCAGACCAAGGCGCTGCGCGAGGCCAAGCGCCATACGGACTGGACGGACGTGAACCAGGAATACGAGGAGTCCTGCAGCGCCTTCCTCGACGGCCTGCTCGACGCAAAGGCATCCCACGGCTTCCCCGCGATGATGGACGCCTTCGTGTCCCGCATCGCCCCGGCCGGCGCGCTGAACGGCCTGTCGCAGACGCTGCTGCGCCTGACCGCGCCCGGCATGCCCGATCTCTACCAGGGCTGCGAATTCTGGGATTTCAGCCTGGTCGATCCGGATAATCGCCGGCCGGTCGATTACGCCGCCCGCGCCGCAGCACTCGCATCCGGCGCCGACCTGCCCGCGCTGGCCCCCCATTGGCGCGACGGCCGCATCAAGCAGCGATTGATCGCCGCCCTGCTGCGGGCCCGCGCCGACCATCCCGCCCTGTTCGCGCGCGGCAGCTACCACCCGCTGCGCGTGCAGGGCGTGCGGCGGCACCATGTGCTGGCCTTCGCCCGCCTCCTGGACGGCCAGGCCCTGCTGGTCCTGGCGCCGCGCCTGGTCCTGCCGCTCGCCCCCAGCCCGGACGACCTGTCCTGCCCGGACGGCACCTGGCGCAGCACCACCCTGGACCTGTCCGGCCTCCCCGACAGCCAGGTGGCCCGTACTTCGGGGGCCCGCACCTGGCGCTCGCTCCTGCGCCCCGGCGCGGTCTTCGACGACGCGGCCCTTCATCGCCTCGCGCCGCTCGCGGACACGCTGCCGTTCGATGTCCTGCTCAGCGCATCATAA
- a CDS encoding cation:dicarboxylate symporter family transporter: MSEASDTGAWASGGGRPGMFLQVVVAGALGCALGLAAPGLAAETRWTTDLFLRLIVMAVGPLLFCIVVTGIVGAGSLRTVGRLGAKALIYFEAMTTAALCAAVGVAMLVRPGAGLAYVPSGDDARMIESYARHGHMLNEGGITAFLLSLVPRSPVDAFAQGNILQILFFAILSGCCLSQMGAAGAPIMRLVDALSALFSRIMRIVIMLAPLGVFGAMATTTARYGMNAIAHLAGFVVLYFVAIALFIVVGLGTCLKLSGVSPVRFLNHFREELAITFTTTASDAVLPSVMAKLEGMGVDRQVVGLVVPAGYSFNLDALSIYLGLAVMFLAQATGTHLTAWQIAVMLGTALLTSKGAHGVPGMGIVVLAATLAATPAIPAASLVMLLAVDWFIGIARAVGNLAGNCVAPVVIGAWEGRLDRRRIAAVLGKDVLKEEVLGGE, from the coding sequence ATGAGCGAGGCGAGCGACACCGGCGCGTGGGCGAGCGGCGGCGGACGACCCGGCATGTTCCTGCAGGTCGTCGTGGCCGGGGCGCTGGGATGCGCGCTGGGGCTGGCGGCGCCCGGGCTGGCGGCCGAGACGCGCTGGACGACCGACCTGTTCCTGCGGCTGATCGTGATGGCGGTGGGGCCGCTGCTGTTCTGCATCGTGGTGACGGGGATCGTCGGCGCGGGGTCGCTGCGGACCGTCGGCCGGCTGGGCGCCAAGGCGCTGATCTATTTCGAGGCGATGACCACCGCGGCGCTGTGCGCGGCCGTGGGGGTGGCGATGCTGGTCCGGCCCGGGGCGGGCCTGGCCTATGTGCCCAGCGGCGACGATGCGCGGATGATCGAATCCTATGCCCGCCACGGGCATATGCTGAACGAAGGCGGGATCACGGCCTTCCTGCTGTCGCTGGTGCCGCGCTCGCCGGTCGATGCGTTCGCCCAGGGCAACATATTGCAGATCCTGTTCTTCGCGATCCTGAGCGGGTGCTGCCTGAGCCAGATGGGCGCGGCCGGGGCGCCCATCATGCGGCTGGTCGATGCGCTGTCGGCCCTGTTTTCGCGCATCATGCGCATCGTCATCATGCTGGCGCCGCTGGGCGTGTTCGGGGCGATGGCGACGACGACGGCGCGGTACGGCATGAACGCCATCGCGCATCTGGCGGGATTCGTGGTGCTGTATTTCGTCGCCATCGCGCTGTTCATCGTGGTCGGGCTGGGGACGTGCCTGAAATTGTCGGGCGTCAGCCCGGTGCGGTTCCTGAACCATTTCCGCGAGGAATTGGCGATCACCTTCACCACCACGGCGTCGGACGCGGTGCTGCCCAGCGTGATGGCCAAGCTGGAAGGGATGGGCGTGGACCGGCAGGTGGTCGGGCTGGTGGTGCCGGCGGGCTATTCCTTCAACCTGGATGCGCTGTCGATCTATCTGGGGCTGGCGGTGATGTTCCTGGCGCAGGCGACGGGGACGCACCTGACGGCGTGGCAGATCGCCGTGATGCTGGGCACCGCGCTGCTGACCTCGAAGGGTGCGCATGGCGTGCCGGGGATGGGCATCGTCGTGCTGGCCGCCACCCTGGCCGCGACCCCGGCGATTCCGGCGGCCAGCCTGGTGATGCTGCTGGCGGTGGACTGGTTCATCGGGATCGCCCGGGCGGTGGGGAACCTGGCGGGGAATTGCGTGGCGCCCGTCGTGATCGGCGCCTGGGAAGGGCGCCTGGACCGGCGGCGGATCGCGGCGGTGCTGGGCAAGGACGTGTTGAAGGAGGAGGTGCTGGGCGGAGAATAG
- a CDS encoding TonB-dependent receptor domain-containing protein, with translation MRPPFSPACPLRLPRRPSLRRRVSLNSTLGSILAGLLLPLPALAQGSAPGSVSGSVPGSIRGAASKAAHAVPARTPVPAPRAEAEAVTVSARHGVTGAGQHNAHSETVISRQDLLNRNIRTMTDIQRVAPNLTIQPSFGSGALNFTLRGVGLTDFTQNNTPSTMPYLDGVALPVSIMTTGMMFDLDDISIAPGPSGYTHGQATTGGEIDFHSADPTRRFHAGLTEDIASYGRNRVEGYVSGPVSQSVSLRLSGQSLTGGGYQHNAAGQGFGNADLGALRAKLKWDIDSTSNLIIGGHWTTDQSEYASGHNLYNSYHVPVTQDLYETEWGLDPRFAKILGISANDTRPREDNLFWGANARYTKNFAWGRLSTISAYEMVDEHELTNQTDSILAYGNMFRNNQTNVFSQEVRLESIDPSARFHWEGGLYYSRSRMAQNFWYDSSDRPGTTPLNETRYGQDQQNFNQYLQLSYRILPRLRIIGALEHESDDRQMLNVTSANYNLNTGAVIGTPTNFGNSGALTNQFGGRVGAQYQFTRNIMGYVMVSRGFKPGGFSANITQQAAQLRPFKPEQILTYEGGFKTMLFDRRLRFNAAGFYYDYRDQQLLGTILVPPYGVLGGYVNAPRSYIYGAEFDAEAHPFRGLVLTQNFGYQNGVYSQFQSLNRSATTAHFATTGVWQAINTNYDGVNMGLANLTLSGAATYTWPVFREYRMIFDADYSYRGRQTQPQYIGQTGIYRSPAYFLVNSFLTFAAPRQHWSVTVYGQNLTDRRYWLSAGTQATFYGVIPGLPRFVGGRINFTY, from the coding sequence ATGCGCCCGCCCTTTTCACCCGCCTGCCCCTTACGCCTGCCGCGACGCCCGTCCCTGCGGCGGCGGGTGAGCCTGAACAGTACCCTGGGCAGCATCCTGGCCGGCCTTTTGCTGCCGCTGCCGGCGCTGGCCCAGGGTTCGGCCCCCGGTTCGGTTTCTGGTTCGGTCCCAGGTTCGATCCGGGGCGCGGCATCCAAGGCGGCCCACGCCGTACCTGCCCGCACACCCGTCCCGGCGCCGCGCGCCGAGGCCGAGGCCGTGACCGTGTCGGCGCGTCACGGCGTGACCGGCGCGGGCCAGCACAACGCGCATTCGGAAACGGTGATTTCGCGCCAGGACCTGCTCAATCGCAACATCCGCACCATGACCGACATCCAGCGCGTCGCCCCAAACCTGACCATCCAGCCGTCCTTCGGCTCGGGCGCGCTGAACTTCACGCTGCGCGGCGTGGGGCTGACGGATTTCACGCAGAACAACACGCCCTCGACCATGCCCTATCTGGACGGGGTTGCGCTGCCCGTCTCGATCATGACGACCGGCATGATGTTCGACCTCGACGATATTTCGATCGCGCCGGGGCCGTCGGGCTATACCCACGGCCAGGCCACGACGGGCGGCGAGATCGACTTCCACAGCGCCGACCCCACGCGCCGGTTCCATGCGGGGCTGACCGAGGACATCGCCAGCTATGGCCGCAACCGCGTCGAGGGGTATGTCTCGGGGCCCGTGTCGCAGTCCGTCTCGCTGCGCCTGTCCGGCCAGTCCCTGACCGGCGGCGGCTACCAGCACAATGCGGCGGGGCAGGGTTTCGGCAATGCCGACCTGGGGGCTTTGCGCGCCAAGCTGAAATGGGACATCGACAGCACGTCGAACCTGATCATCGGCGGGCACTGGACGACGGACCAGTCCGAATATGCGTCGGGCCACAACCTGTACAACTCGTACCACGTGCCGGTGACGCAGGACCTTTACGAGACGGAGTGGGGGCTGGATCCGCGCTTCGCGAAGATCCTGGGCATAAGCGCGAACGATACCAGGCCGCGCGAGGACAACCTCTTCTGGGGCGCGAATGCGCGCTATACGAAGAATTTCGCGTGGGGGCGGCTATCGACCATCAGCGCCTATGAAATGGTGGACGAGCACGAGCTGACGAACCAGACGGATTCGATCCTGGCCTATGGCAACATGTTCCGCAACAACCAGACGAACGTGTTCTCGCAGGAGGTGCGGCTGGAATCGATCGACCCCAGTGCGCGCTTCCACTGGGAGGGCGGCCTGTATTACAGCCGATCGCGCATGGCGCAGAATTTCTGGTACGATTCCTCGGACCGTCCCGGCACGACGCCGCTGAACGAGACGCGCTATGGCCAGGACCAGCAGAATTTCAACCAGTATCTGCAGCTTTCCTATCGGATCCTGCCCAGGCTGCGCATCATCGGCGCGCTGGAGCATGAATCCGACGACCGCCAGATGCTGAACGTCACCAGCGCGAACTACAACCTGAACACGGGCGCGGTCATCGGCACGCCGACGAATTTCGGCAATAGCGGGGCGCTGACCAACCAGTTCGGCGGCCGGGTCGGCGCGCAGTACCAGTTCACCCGCAACATCATGGGCTATGTGATGGTCAGCCGCGGCTTCAAGCCGGGCGGGTTCTCGGCCAACATCACGCAGCAGGCGGCGCAGCTTCGTCCGTTCAAGCCGGAACAGATCCTGACCTATGAAGGCGGTTTCAAGACCATGCTGTTCGATCGCCGCCTGCGTTTCAATGCCGCCGGATTCTACTATGATTATCGCGACCAGCAATTGCTGGGGACGATCCTGGTCCCGCCCTATGGCGTGCTGGGCGGCTATGTGAACGCGCCGCGTTCGTATATCTATGGCGCGGAGTTCGATGCCGAGGCCCATCCGTTCCGCGGCCTGGTCCTGACCCAGAATTTCGGTTACCAGAACGGCGTCTATTCGCAGTTCCAGAGCCTGAACCGCAGCGCCACCACGGCGCATTTCGCCACGACCGGCGTCTGGCAGGCCATCAACACGAATTATGACGGCGTGAACATGGGACTGGCCAACCTGACGCTGTCGGGGGCAGCGACCTATACGTGGCCCGTCTTCCGTGAGTACCGGATGATCTTCGACGCGGACTATTCCTATCGCGGGCGGCAGACCCAGCCGCAATATATCGGCCAGACGGGCATCTATCGCTCGCCGGCCTATTTCCTGGTCAATTCCTTCCTGACCTTCGCGGCCCCCCGGCAGCATTGGTCGGTCACCGTCTATGGCCAGAACCTGACCGATCGCCGCTATTGGCTGTCGGCGGGCACGCAGGCCACGTTCTATGGCGTGATCCCGGGGCTGCCGCGCTTCGTCGGCGGGCGGATCAATTTCACCTATTGA